The sequence ATTCTGATCGACAGCGCGCTCAGTCCCGACAAAAACAACCTTGGCCTTAGGCAAACGCAGCATGACTTCCTGGGCCACGGCAATCCCTGGAAACAAATGTCCGCCAGTCCCACCACCGGTAATCACCATAGTAAAAGATGATTCAGGGCCGATAGCCATGGCCTTACCCCTGCAACTCCCGAACAAGACGCGTGAACACCTGGCCGCGTTCCACGTATCCTGTAAACATATCAAAACTGGCGCATGCCGGTGACAAGAGAACCACATCACCAGGGAAAGCCAAATCGTGCGCCCGATGAACCGCCTGCTGCAGAGAGTCCATTTTCTCCACGTGAGTCAACGTATTAAAGGCAGCTGCCATCTTATCCCGCGCTTCTCCTATCAAGAGAAGGGCCTTGACCTTGTCCCGGATCTGATGTGCCATGAGCGAATAATCGCCCCCCTTGTCCCTCCCTCCGGCAATCAGCACCACCTGAGCGGTCATCGCCTCAAGAGCAGCCTGGACCGCGCCGATATTGGTCGCCTTGGAGTCATTGATATAACGAACACCCTCAACCTCATCCACCACGGTCATCCGATGAGGCAATAGATGAAAGGATCCGATTCCCTGCTTAATTCCAGCGGGCTGGCAACCAGCGACCCTGGCGGCAAGGATAGCGGCCGCCGCGTTTTCCACATTGGGTGGCATTCCAAGTTGAGTTGTTTCCAACTCATACACGTCTTCCGCCCCACTCAGCCAATCTCCGACCAACCGGACAGATGTCCCTTGCACCTCGGCGCCGATACGACCTTCAAGCCGTCGGCCAAAAACGAGGCGACGCCTGGGTTCCCATCCAGAGCGCACACTCTTCACACCATCCATCAACCGAACCGTATCCGGATCATCCACATTAAGAATCGTCACATCGTCCTGGCCCTGGCGGGCAAACAAGTTCAACTTTGACAGCGCATAATCATCATAACTCGGATAGCGATCAAGGTGATCCGGAGAGATATTGAGCAACAGTCCAATATTGGGACGAAAAGTATCGGCTGTATCCAATTGAAAACTACTGACCTCAAGAACTAACCAATCCGCCTCTTGA is a genomic window of Desulfobulbaceae bacterium containing:
- the murD gene encoding UDP-N-acetylmuramoyl-L-alanine--D-glutamate ligase, which gives rise to MAHSIEGKHILVVGLGKSGRSAIEFCRSRGASRISVSDAGVRPDDAMWLAEQNIACEFGGHSRELCHAADLILLSPGVPHDLPVFAEARDKGIPVIGELALAPRYLKTPVIAVTGTNGKTTVTTLIGELMRVSGFTVFVGGNIGTPLTDYLMTDQEADWLVLEVSSFQLDTADTFRPNIGLLLNISPDHLDRYPSYDDYALSKLNLFARQGQDDVTILNVDDPDTVRLMDGVKSVRSGWEPRRRLVFGRRLEGRIGAEVQGTSVRLVGDWLSGAEDVYELETTQLGMPPNVENAAAAILAARVAGCQPAGIKQGIGSFHLLPHRMTVVDEVEGVRYINDSKATNIGAVQAALEAMTAQVVLIAGGRDKGGDYSLMAHQIRDKVKALLLIGEARDKMAAAFNTLTHVEKMDSLQQAVHRAHDLAFPGDVVLLSPACASFDMFTGYVERGQVFTRLVRELQG